Proteins encoded by one window of Rutidosis leptorrhynchoides isolate AG116_Rl617_1_P2 chromosome 7, CSIRO_AGI_Rlap_v1, whole genome shotgun sequence:
- the LOC139858252 gene encoding ubiquitin receptor RAD23d-like isoform X1 encodes MKVFVKTLKGTHFEIEVKPEDTVADVKKNIESVQGDVYPAAQQMLIHQGKVLKDGTTLEENKVAENSFIVIMLSKTKAPSGEGSTTPTAPKAPQTSVAPPAPAAVTQAAPPAVTESENVYDQAASNVVAGGTLGGTIQHLLDMGGGIWDRDTVVRALRAAFNNPERAVEYLYSGIPEAAEVPPAAGVSPVPGVQAVNPSAQPPVVPSTGPNANPLDLFPQGLPDMGANAPAGAAGNLDFLRNSPQFQALRAMVQANPQILQPMLQELGKQNPHLVRLIQEHQADFLRLINEPVEGGENALGDLAGVMPQSVTVTEEERQAIERLEAMGFDRTLVLEVFFACNKNEELAANYLLDHMHEFED; translated from the exons GTTGCTGACGTGAAGAAAAACATAGAAAGTGTTCAGGGAGATGTATATCCTGCTGCACAACAGATGCTTATTCATCAGGGTAAAGTGCTTAAGGATGGAACTACTTTGGAAGAGAACAAAGTTGCTGAAAATTCTTTTATAGTCATTATGTTATCCAAG ACTAAGGCACCCTCTGGTGAAGGTTCAACAACTCCAACAGCCCCAAAG GCACCTCAGACAAGTGTTGCTCCTCCTGCACCAGCTGCTGTCACTCAAGCTGCTCCTCCAGCTGTGACTGA GTCAGAGAATGTATATGATCAAGCCGCATCAAATGTGGTTGCAGGGGGCACGTTGGGAGGCACAATCCAACATCTTCTTGATATGGGCGGTGGGATTTGGGATAGGGATACAGTTGTCCGTGCCCTTCGTGCTGCTTTCAACAACCCAGAAAGAGCTGTCGAGTATCTTTATTCT GGTATTCCTGAAGCAGCTGAAGTTCCTCCAGCAGCAGGAGTTTCGCCGGTGCCAGGTGTGCAGGCTGTAAACCCTTCTGCACAACCACCAGTTGTGCCTTCAACTGGACCAAATGCAAATCCTCTAGATTTATTTCCTCAG GGTCTCCCTGACATGGGTGCGAATGCTCCCGCTGGTGCTGCAGGGAATCTCGATTTCCTTCGTAACAGTCCACAG TTCCAAGCACTTCGAGCCATGGTTCAAGCTAATCCACAAATCTTGCAG CCTATGCTTCAAGAGCTGGGGAAGCAAAATCCTCATTTGGTGAGACTGATTCAAGAGCATCAGGCTGATTTTCTTCGTTTGATCAATGAGCCTGTTGAAGGCGGAGA GAATGCACTTGGAGATCTTGCGGGTGTAATGCCGCAATCTGTGACTGTTACAGAAGAGGAACGTCAGGCTATTGAGCGT CTTGAAGCAATGGGATTCGATAGAACGCTAGTATTAGAGGTGTTCTTCGCGTGCAACAAGAACGAGGAGCTTGCAGCAAATTACCTGTTAGATCACATGCATGAGTTTGAAGACTAa
- the LOC139858252 gene encoding ubiquitin receptor RAD23d-like isoform X2, translated as MKVFVKTLKGTHFEIEVKPEDTVADVKKNIESVQGDVYPAAQQMLIHQGKVLKDGTTLEENKVAENSFIVIMLSKPASVPSATPATDPTSTVNAPSENVYDQAASNVVAGGTLGGTIQHLLDMGGGIWDRDTVVRALRAAFNNPERAVEYLYSGIPEAAEVPPAAGVSPVPGVQAVNPSAQPPVVPSTGPNANPLDLFPQGLPDMGANAPAGAAGNLDFLRNSPQFQALRAMVQANPQILQPMLQELGKQNPHLVRLIQEHQADFLRLINEPVEGGENALGDLAGVMPQSVTVTEEERQAIERLEAMGFDRTLVLEVFFACNKNEELAANYLLDHMHEFED; from the exons GTTGCTGACGTGAAGAAAAACATAGAAAGTGTTCAGGGAGATGTATATCCTGCTGCACAACAGATGCTTATTCATCAGGGTAAAGTGCTTAAGGATGGAACTACTTTGGAAGAGAACAAAGTTGCTGAAAATTCTTTTATAGTCATTATGTTATCCAAG CCTGCATCCGTTCCTTCAGCTACTCCAGCTACAGATCCAACATCTACTGTCAATGCTCC GTCAGAGAATGTATATGATCAAGCCGCATCAAATGTGGTTGCAGGGGGCACGTTGGGAGGCACAATCCAACATCTTCTTGATATGGGCGGTGGGATTTGGGATAGGGATACAGTTGTCCGTGCCCTTCGTGCTGCTTTCAACAACCCAGAAAGAGCTGTCGAGTATCTTTATTCT GGTATTCCTGAAGCAGCTGAAGTTCCTCCAGCAGCAGGAGTTTCGCCGGTGCCAGGTGTGCAGGCTGTAAACCCTTCTGCACAACCACCAGTTGTGCCTTCAACTGGACCAAATGCAAATCCTCTAGATTTATTTCCTCAG GGTCTCCCTGACATGGGTGCGAATGCTCCCGCTGGTGCTGCAGGGAATCTCGATTTCCTTCGTAACAGTCCACAG TTCCAAGCACTTCGAGCCATGGTTCAAGCTAATCCACAAATCTTGCAG CCTATGCTTCAAGAGCTGGGGAAGCAAAATCCTCATTTGGTGAGACTGATTCAAGAGCATCAGGCTGATTTTCTTCGTTTGATCAATGAGCCTGTTGAAGGCGGAGA GAATGCACTTGGAGATCTTGCGGGTGTAATGCCGCAATCTGTGACTGTTACAGAAGAGGAACGTCAGGCTATTGAGCGT CTTGAAGCAATGGGATTCGATAGAACGCTAGTATTAGAGGTGTTCTTCGCGTGCAACAAGAACGAGGAGCTTGCAGCAAATTACCTGTTAGATCACATGCATGAGTTTGAAGACTAa